From the genome of Carassius auratus strain Wakin chromosome 26, ASM336829v1, whole genome shotgun sequence, one region includes:
- the LOC113044553 gene encoding uncharacterized protein LOC113044553: MWRGFGRWIPCHIKAVDWLCGRSRIEKPWSCWKPRLKTQDSRVQVGNILRYATPLLRKPNVPPLRAPIKAVLPNLRSLERRLGQDPLRAQEHSAAIHKLVEGGAVKEVDPKETSTTDESWYIPHHVVSHNGKNRLVFNCSFKFQGISLNDTLLPGPTLGPSLLGVLLRFREHAVAVSGDIRAMFHQVRLLPEDRSLLRFICRDMRRDESPDVYEWQVLPFGTACSPCCATFALQMHARNHPGPGGVVTHSVEHCFYVDNCLQSVPNTDEAKVLVDSLRSVLSSGGFEIRQWACNKPEVLQHLPTEARSDNMEGWLSKNESGLSEPILGLNWQWETDTLGYKSRTLQYTSLTMRNVYKVVARQYDPLGFIAPYTTRTKLIVQSMWDKPRDWDDPLLPADLQRAWMEWESELPLLSSISLPRPYTPTHAQQEITSRQIHVFSDASEKAYGSVSYMRTEDTQGRVYLAFIAARSRVAPRKQHSVPRLELCGALTAAQLAKTIERELTVKLDQIVLWSDSTTVLTWLRSESCRFKVFVGTRVAEIQELTAGCTWRYVDSARNPANDVTRGKTLAELVMPNRCSQGPSFLLKGPAEWPYSPGEVSGLDTSEYRKPTSCGVVCSVDGKETTLGQSFSSWKALVEAVAEEAHGAADLKKPLSAEDYRQAELTVFRRSQSACFAEELSRLKAGRLACRSSRLLILSPELDPVEGVIRVGGRLRRAELLDPAFKHPIILDPSYWTTKLLIQDYDARLCHPGTERVFAEIRRQFWILRGREAIKRVQYQCQESRRWKSKPSIPKMSDLPVAHLRLYKPAFYSTGVDCFGPFQVKLGRRSEKRWGIIYKCLTTRAVHLDLIHGMDADSFLMSLRRFIARRGTPAELYSDQGTNFRGGEKELSECFRSMSSDLRQLLAKQKIDFHFNPPAAPHFGGTWEREIKSVKAALYTVIGVQPISEEVLYTVLLEVEAILNSKPLGYTSSDVVDLDAITPNVLLMGQPDGALPQVVYPKSEGLSRRRWRHCQVIADHF, translated from the coding sequence ATGTGGAGAGGCTTTGGAAGATGGATACCTTGCCATATCAAAGCAGTAGACTGGCTATGCGGTCGAAGCAGGATAGAGAAGCCGTGGAGCTGTTGGAAGCCAAGACTCAAGACTCAAGACTCAAGAGTGCAAGTTGGAAACATTCTTAGATATGCAACGCCGTTGTTACGGAAGCCGAATGTTCCCCCCCTTAGAGCGCCTATCAAAGCCGTCCTACCTAATCTCCGGAGTCTTGAGAGACGTTTGGGTCAAGACCCATTACGTGCCCAGGAGCACAGTGCAGCGATCCACAAGTTAGTGGAAGGTGGAGCAGTCAAGGAAGTTGACCCCAAAGAGACCTCTACTACAGATGAGTCGTGGTACATTCCACACCATGTTGTGAGCCACAACGGGAAGAATCGGTTGGTCTTCAACTGTTCCTTCAAGTTCCAAGGTATAAGTCTGAATGACACCCTCCTTCCCGGTCCTACGCTGGGCCCCTCACTCCTGGGAGTCCTGTTGCGCTTTAGGGAACACGCGGTAGCAGTCAGTGGCGACATTCGAGCAATGTTCCATCAGGTTCGACTCCTACCGGAGGATAGGTCACTTCTTAGATTCATATGCCGTGATATGAGACGGGATGAAAGCCCTGACGTCTACGAGTGGCAAGTTCTACCCTTCGGTACTGCCTGCTCACCGTGCTGTGCCACTTTTGCTCTTCAGATGCATGCAAGAAATCATCCTGGGCCAGGAGGGGTAGTGACACATTCAGTGGAACACTGCTTCTATGTGGACAATTGTCTCCAGAGTGTTCCCAACACAGACGAAGCCAAGGTGTTGGTTGACAGTCTCAGGTCAGTGTTATCCTCTGGAGGGTTTGAGATCAGGCAATGGGCTTGCAATAAGCCAGAAGTTCTTCAGCACCTACCAACAGAAGCAAGGTCAGATAACATGGAGGGATGGCTTTCAAAGAATGAGTCTGGGTTGTCAGAACCGATCCTTGGGCTCAATTGGCAGTGGGAGACAGACACCTTAGGCTACAAGAGCCGGACTCTACAGTACACATCCCTAACCATGAGAAATGTCTATAAAGTGGTCGCCAGACAATACGACCCCCTGGGATTTATCGCACCCTACACAACTCGCACCAAGCTGATTGTCCAAAGCATGTGGGACAAACCGCGTGATTGGGACGACCCCCTCTTACCCGCAGACTTGCAACGGGCGTGGATGGAGTGGGAATCAGAGTTGCCCTTGTTGTCGAGTATTTCGCTGCCCAGACCTTATACTCCCACTCATGCCCAGCAGGAGATCACCTCTCGGCAGATTCACGTGTTTAGTGATGCCTCCGAAAAGGCTTATGGGTCAGTGTCTTACATGAGGACAGAAGACACTCAGGGTAGAGTCTATTTGGCTTTCATAGCAGCCAGATCCAGAGTAGCACCCCGCAAACAGCATTCTGTTCCCCGTCTTGAACTTTGTGGTGCCTTGACAGCAGCTCAACTTGCCAAGACCATCGAGAGAGAGCTGACCGTGAAGTTGGATCAGATTGTTCTTTGGAGTGACTCGACAACAGTGCTGACATGGTTGCGGTCTGAGTCATGCCGCTTCAAGGTGTTCGTGGGTACTCGTGTGGCAGAGATCCAGGAGCTCACAGCAGGGTGTACCTGGCGCTATGTAGACTCTGCACGGAACCCAGCCAACGATGTCACCAGGGGAAAGACATTAGCAGAACTAGTCATGCCTAATCGTTGTAGTCAAGGCCCATCCTTCCTCCTTAAAGGACCTGCTGAATGGCCATACTCACCGGGAGAGGTGTCAGGACTTGATACCTCAGAATACAGGAAGCCAACTTCCTGTGGAGTGGTATGCAGTGTGGATGGAAAAGAAACCACTCTAGGCCAGTCATTCTCATCTTGGAAAGCTCTGGTAGAGGCAGTAGCAGAGGAGGCTCACGGGGCGGCTGACCTGAAGAAGCCCTTGTCTGCAGAGGACTATCGGCAAGCAGAGTTGACGGTTTTCCGTAGAAGTCAATCAGCGTGCTTTGCAGAGGAGCTGAGTCGTCTCAAAGCTGGAAGGTTGGCATGTCGGAGTAGCCGGCTTCTTATCCTCTCCCCAGAGCTAGACCCGGTCGAGGGAGTGATTCGAGTAGGAGGTAGACTCCGACGTGCAGAGTTGCTGGACCCAGCGTTCAAACATCCAATTATTTTGGACCCTTCATATTGGACAACTAAGCTGCTTATCCAGGATTATGATGCACGTTTGTGTCACCCAGGAACAGAGCGGGTCTTCGCAGAAATACGGCGTCAGTTCTGGATCCTCCGAGGTAGAGAAGCGATTAAGAGGGTTCAGTATCAATGTCAAGAGTCCAGGAGATGGAAATCCAAGCCATCAATCCCGAAGATGTCTGATTTACCAGTAGCCCATTTACGGTTATACAAGCCAGCGTTCTACTCGACTGGAGTAGATTGTTTTGGACCGTTCCAAGTCAAATTGGGGAGGCGTTCAGAAAAAAGATGGGGTATCATTTATAAGTGCCTCACCACCCGAGCAGTGCACTTGGACCTCATACACGGGATGGATGCCGACTCCTTTCTGATGAGTCTCAGAAGATTCATTGCCCGCCGAGGGACTCCAGCGGAGCTCTACTCAGACCAGGGTACAAATTTTAGAGGAGGCGAGAAGGAGCTCAGTGAATGCTTCCGCAGTATGTCCTCAGATCTCAGACAACTTCTTGCCAAACAAAAGATTGACTTCCATTTCAATCCTCCTGCCGCACCTCATTTTGGGGGTACGTGGGAGCGGGAAATCAAGTCTGTCAAGGCAGCTTTGTACACGGTCATAGGAGTTCAGCCAATCTCTGAAGAGGTACTGTACACCGTTCTTCTCGAAGTTGAGGCTATCTTAAATTCGAAGCCGCTGGGTTACACCTCGTCTGATGTTGTTGACTTGGATGCTATAACCCCAAATGTTCTCCTCATGGGGCAGCCAGATGGGGCACTGCCCCAAGTAGTGTATCCTAAGAGTGAAGGACTGAGCAGACGAAGATGGCGACATTGCCAAGTTATAGCGGATCACTTCTAG
- the LOC113044554 gene encoding uncharacterized protein LOC113044554 codes for MHQSVGVSEAMSTRPKRLIRQPSYLKDYEVSAMHYQRPSSVAPPAPRESQSSQSHVTWNELYPPPDDNSLNFEESFLDTSRQSYTPMPYRTEGVPQSRLLSESMRYDLVSHHDTREGELTASARAPLAVQRDQSRERWPMPPLATSDDFQASEIEEPNEELPPPPWPTLDYPPIFAVGEEMRMINVLDRMMSELQLMKESVASNVLTPTHSHSTPRVVGPSQTRGGFDQYNAKVCTPRPATYSTVSHPPPVYHSDVGSARRSGVRPGMNQSYPTQSTHFSPGSVTLGGEYRGPTPKIPLFIRNDPMEFSRLKLALTNLLPADASELFKYQILVDHVKLEEACLIADSFFNSPMPYTDTMIALTEKFGQPHQVALKRIAAVMDSSEVRRGDIAAFERFSLQVQSFVGMLQTLGPDGEVELRCGSHVARLLTKLPPEMRANFRRQMFQHSGHTHTLLDLAKWLRYESWCQGYDSTSGISGQGTSGYRVERKRSRPAATVLHGSESEQGRAIKTEGPSVQQRKSRVKSYCPFCECTEHFLNKCPAIQKLTKEEVIEWIRINKRCWRCGRAHMAAQCDLKRLCDVCNGKHLRVLHDANSRSSAEPPKSENCLVSTSTDVLYVDRPSATSRVLLKVVRVLLRNGGRTLDTYAILDDGSERTMLLPEAVDILNLQKKPEELALRTIRQEVQTLRGSAVSFTISPLANPKRNFQIREAFTSQRLGLADHSYPVASLKRRYKHLADLPLESFERVKPLILIGADYPNLLTPVEPVRLGPPGGPVAIRTRLGWTLQGPAHFTQWM; via the coding sequence CTCCAGATGATAACTCTCTAAACTTCGAGGAGAGCTTCCTAGACACTTCCAGACAGTCTTATACCCCTATGCCTTACAGAACGGAGGGAGTACCACAGAGCAGGTTACTGAGTGAGAGTATGCGGTATGATTTAGTTTCACATCATGATACTAGAGAGGGTGAATTGACCGCCTCAGCCAGAGCGCCATTAGCAGTACAGCGAGATCAGTCCAGAGAGAGATGGCCCATGCCACCCCTTGCTACATCGGATGACTTTCAGGCTTCAGAGATAGAGGAGCCTAATGAAGAGTTACCTCCCCCACCGTGGCCTACACTAGATTACCCTCCGATATTTGCAGTTGGTGAAGAAATGCGTATGATTAATGTCTTGGATCGGATGATGAGCGAGTTGCAGCTCATGAAAGAGAGTGTTGCCTCTAATGTCCTGACGCCCACTCATTCACACTCCACCCCGAGAGTGGTAGGCCCTTCCCAGACTAGAGGAGGTTTTGATCAGTACAATGCCAAGGTTTGTACTCCGAGGCCAGCAACTTATTCTACTGTTTCACATCCACCCCCTGTTTATCATTCAGATGTGGGCTCTGCACGGAGGAGTGGAGTCCGACCTGGCATGAATCAGTCATACCCTACTCAAAGTACACATTTCTCCCCTGGGTCAGTGACACTGGGAGGGGAGTACCGGGGGCCTACGCCGAAGATTCCCCTTTTCATTCGTAATGACCCGATGGAGTTCTCTCGTCTGAAGTTAGCCCTAACTAATCTGTTGCCGGCCGATGCTTCAGAGCTTTTTAAGTACCAGATTCTGGTGGATCATGTAAAGCTAGAAGAGGCGTGTCTCATTGCAGACTCCTTTTTTAATTCACCTATGCCATATACCGACACAATGATCGCCTTAACAGAGAAGTTTGGACAGCCGCATCAAGTCGCCTTGAAGAGGATCGCTGCGGTGATGGATTCATCTGAGGTGAGAAGAGGGGATATAGCTGCCTTTGAGAGGTTTTCTCTGCAGGTGCAGTCGTTTGTGGGTATGCTGCAGACGTTAGGTCCAGATGGGGAGGTTGAATTACGATGTGGCTCACATGTTGCTCGATTGCTCACCAAGCTTCCACCAGAGATGCGAGCAAACTTCCGTCGTCAGATGTTCCAGCATTCTGGTCACACGCATACATTGCTGGATCTTGCAAAATGGCTACGTTATGAGTCATGGTGCCAAGGCTATGACTCCACTTCAGGTATCAGTGGTCAGGGAACATCAGGCTATCGAGTTGAGAGGAAACGCAGCAGACCAGCAGCTACAGTGTTGCATGGATCGGAGAGTGAACAGGGCAGAGCGATTAAAACGGAAGGCCCTTCAGTGCAGCAAAGGAAGAGCAGAGTAAAGTCATATTGCCCATTTTGTGAGTGTACAGAACACTTCCTTAATAAATGTCCAGCGATACAGAAGCTCACGAAAGAGGAGGTTATTGAATGGATAAGGATCAATAAGAGATGTTGGAGATGTGGAAGAGCACATATGGCCGCCCAGTGTGATCTAAAGAGGTTATGTGATGTGTGTAATGGGAAGCACTTGAGAGTCTTGCATGATGCCAACTCACGCTCTTCAGCCGAGCCGCCGAAATCTGAGAATTGCCTGGTGAGTACCAGCACGGACGTTCTTTACGTAGATCGGCCCTCGGCTACTTCTCGTGTATTGTTGAAAGTTGTAAGAGTGTTACTGCGCAATGGAGGCAGAACGTTAGACACCTATGCGATTCTGGATGATGGGTCCGAACGCACAATGCTCCTCCCAGAAGCAGTTGACATCTTAAACTTGCAGAAGAAGCCAGAAGAGCTCGCCCTCCGTACCATCCGTCAGGAAGTTCAGACACTTCGAGGATCTGCTGTCTCATTCACTATATCGCCCCTTGCAAATCCCAAGAGGAACTTTCAGATTAGGGAAGCGTTCACATCACAGCGTTTGGGTTTAGCAGACCATTCCTATCCGGTGGCCAGTTTGAAGAGAAGGTACAAGCACTTGGCGGATCTTCCCTTGGAGTCATTTGAACGGGTTAAGCCACTCATTCTGATTGGAGCAGACTATCCGAACTTACTTACCCCTGTTGAGCCGGTGAGATTGGGCCCTCCAGGAGGACCTGTAGCCATTCGCACGAGGCTGGGATGGACGCTCCAAGGGCCAGCACATTTCACACAATGGATGTAA